The following DNA comes from Alphaproteobacteria bacterium HT1-32.
CCAGCCTAAAACAGGCCGACTGTTTCTGTTTCCCTCCTATTTCTACCATCGCACCGTCCCGTTCACGTCCGACGAGACCCGGATTTCCATCGCCTTCGACATTCTCCGATCGGACTGACCCATGATCGCCCGCTTCTACGACCATATTTTCAGCGGTGTCTCCGCCCCTGTCCGGGGCATCATCCTGATGACCATGGCAACAGCTGTCGTCTCGGTCATGCATGTCATGATCCGGGAACTCAGCCGCGAGGTTCACGCCTTCGAGATCGCCTTCTTCCGTAATCTCGTCACCCTGGCCTTCATGGCACCGATGATCCTGAGCTCGGGCCCCGCCACCTGGCGCACGAGTCACCCCTGGCTGCATACATTGCGCGGCATCATCGGCGCCTTTGCCATCCTGACATGGTTCAATTCGCTGTCGATGGTTCCCGTAGCGACGGCAACCGCGCTGAGCTTTGCCGCTCCGGTATTCATCACCATCGCCGCCGCCCTTATCCTGAAGGAATCTGTCGGCCCGAGACGCTGGGCGGCGGTTTTTTTCGGTTTTGTCGGGGCCATGATCATCCTGCGGCCGGGACTGCTGGAGATTGATGTCGGTGCCCTGCTGGTGCTGGCATCGACCGTGTTCTGGGCAGCCTCCCTGACCATCGTCAAGCTGGTTTCTAAGGACGACTCCAGCGTCACCATCGTGTTTTATGCCGCGCTGTTTTCCACCCCGATATCGCTAATCGCCGCCTGGCCGGTCTGGGTCTGGCCGGATGCCTCGCAATATGTCCGCCTCG
Coding sequences within:
- a CDS encoding EamA family transporter codes for the protein MIARFYDHIFSGVSAPVRGIILMTMATAVVSVMHVMIRELSREVHAFEIAFFRNLVTLAFMAPMILSSGPATWRTSHPWLHTLRGIIGAFAILTWFNSLSMVPVATATALSFAAPVFITIAAALILKESVGPRRWAAVFFGFVGAMIILRPGLLEIDVGALLVLASTVFWAASLTIVKLVSKDDSSVTIVFYAALFSTPISLIAAWPVWVWPDASQYVRLVAIGCLATVAHLCLTQAFREADASVVMPIDFCRLIVTTILGWIIFTEMPDIWTFVGAVVIFGSTAFITYRESRLKKVKDDGTARPI